One window of the Oncorhynchus mykiss isolate Arlee chromosome 5, USDA_OmykA_1.1, whole genome shotgun sequence genome contains the following:
- the crlf1b gene encoding cytokine receptor-like factor 1b isoform X4 — protein sequence MIYMLCLILFVPRVFSSSTQVAVIFPQDPALWMGSSLTATCTVSPERGLHANTMYWTLNGKRLPSSTYGLLSTNGLSVTLHRLNGSQQQSGDNLVCHSRDGHVLAGSCLYVGMPPEKPVNLTCWSRNTKDLSCKWTPGGRGETFIKTKYTLKYKLRWYGRERECEDYSTGKRYTCYIPRDLALFTPYEIWVEASNQLGTATSDVITLDILDVVTTDPPDNVHVSRVGELEDQLTVRWGSPPALKDFLFQAKYQIRYRLEDSTEWKLVDDVGNQTSCRLAGLREGTVYFVQVRCNPVGIYGSRKAGIWSDWSHPTAASTPHSEPLQSGSCDPKSGEQNSTLRRELKQFFGWVRKHACGCSGMSIKLYDQWRVWLQKSHKTRNHILQCDKS from the exons ATGATCTACATGTTGTGTCTCATACTGTTTGTTCCACGTGTGTTCTCCTCATCGACAC AGGTGGCTGTAATCTTCCCCCAAGACCCAGCATTGTGGATGGGCTCCAGCCTAACGGCCACGTGCACAGTGAGCCCCGAGCGGGGGCTGCATGCCAACACTATGTACTGGACCCTTAACGGGAAGAGACTCCCAAGTAGCACCTACGGCCTGCTGAGCACCAACGGCCTCAGTGTCACCTTGCACCGCCTCAACGGCTCCCAGCAGCAGTCTGGGGACAACCTGGTGTGTCACAGCAGAGACGGACATGTCCTGGCTGGCTCCTGTCTGTACGTGGGCA TGCCCCCGGAGAAGCCGGTCAACCTAACCTGCTGGTCCCGAAACACAAAGGACCTGAGCTGCAAGTGGACCCCCGGTGGTCGGGGTGAAACCTTCATCAAAACCAAATACACCCTCAAGTACAAATTGAG GTGGTAcgggcgagagagagaatgtgaggacTACAGCACGGGGAAACGCTACACGTGTTACATCCCCCGGGACTTGGCCCTCTTTACTCCCTACGAGATCTGGGTGGAGGCGTCCAATCAGCTGGGGACTGCCACCTCTGATGTCATCACTCTGGATATTCTGGATGTGG TGACTACAGACCCTCCAGACAACGTCCATGTGAGTCGTGTGGGGGAGCTTGAGGACCAGCTAACAGTGCGTTGGGGCAGCCCTCCGGCACTTAAAGACTTCCTCTTCCAGGCCAAATACCAGATACGTTACCGACTGGAAGACAGCACTGAATGGAAG TTGGTGGATGATGTAGGTAACCAGACATCGTGCCGGCTAGCAGGGCTAAGGGAAGGGACAGTATACTTTGTCCAGGTGAGGTGTAACCCAGTGGGGATCTACGGCTCCAGGAAGGCTGGGATCTGGAGTGACTGGAGCCACCCTACAGCTGCCTCCACGCCCCACAGTG AGCCGCTGCAGAGTGGGTCATGTGACCCCAAGTCGGGCGAGCAGAACTCCACCCTGCGACGGGAGCTCAAGCAGTTCTTTGGCTGGGTCCGCAAACACGCATGCGGCTGCAGCGGCATGTCAATCAAACTCTACGACCAGTGGCGGGTGTGGCTGCAGAAATCTCATAAAACACGCAACCAT ATTCTACAATGCGATAAATCCTAA
- the crlf1b gene encoding cytokine receptor-like factor 1b isoform X1 — MIYMLCLILFVPRVFSSSTQVAVIFPQDPALWMGSSLTATCTVSPERGLHANTMYWTLNGKRLPSSTYGLLSTNGLSVTLHRLNGSQQQSGDNLVCHSRDGHVLAGSCLYVGMPPEKPVNLTCWSRNTKDLSCKWTPGGRGETFIKTKYTLKYKLRWYGRERECEDYSTGKRYTCYIPRDLALFTPYEIWVEASNQLGTATSDVITLDILDVVTTDPPDNVHVSRVGELEDQLTVRWGSPPALKDFLFQAKYQIRYRLEDSTEWKLVDDVGNQTSCRLAGLREGTVYFVQVRCNPVGIYGSRKAGIWSDWSHPTAASTPHSEPLQSGSCDPKSGEQNSTLRRELKQFFGWVRKHACGCSGMSIKLYDQWRVWLQKSHKTRNHESIWNRKRTDARRQRYTTVCSPGFK; from the exons ATGATCTACATGTTGTGTCTCATACTGTTTGTTCCACGTGTGTTCTCCTCATCGACAC AGGTGGCTGTAATCTTCCCCCAAGACCCAGCATTGTGGATGGGCTCCAGCCTAACGGCCACGTGCACAGTGAGCCCCGAGCGGGGGCTGCATGCCAACACTATGTACTGGACCCTTAACGGGAAGAGACTCCCAAGTAGCACCTACGGCCTGCTGAGCACCAACGGCCTCAGTGTCACCTTGCACCGCCTCAACGGCTCCCAGCAGCAGTCTGGGGACAACCTGGTGTGTCACAGCAGAGACGGACATGTCCTGGCTGGCTCCTGTCTGTACGTGGGCA TGCCCCCGGAGAAGCCGGTCAACCTAACCTGCTGGTCCCGAAACACAAAGGACCTGAGCTGCAAGTGGACCCCCGGTGGTCGGGGTGAAACCTTCATCAAAACCAAATACACCCTCAAGTACAAATTGAG GTGGTAcgggcgagagagagaatgtgaggacTACAGCACGGGGAAACGCTACACGTGTTACATCCCCCGGGACTTGGCCCTCTTTACTCCCTACGAGATCTGGGTGGAGGCGTCCAATCAGCTGGGGACTGCCACCTCTGATGTCATCACTCTGGATATTCTGGATGTGG TGACTACAGACCCTCCAGACAACGTCCATGTGAGTCGTGTGGGGGAGCTTGAGGACCAGCTAACAGTGCGTTGGGGCAGCCCTCCGGCACTTAAAGACTTCCTCTTCCAGGCCAAATACCAGATACGTTACCGACTGGAAGACAGCACTGAATGGAAG TTGGTGGATGATGTAGGTAACCAGACATCGTGCCGGCTAGCAGGGCTAAGGGAAGGGACAGTATACTTTGTCCAGGTGAGGTGTAACCCAGTGGGGATCTACGGCTCCAGGAAGGCTGGGATCTGGAGTGACTGGAGCCACCCTACAGCTGCCTCCACGCCCCACAGTG AGCCGCTGCAGAGTGGGTCATGTGACCCCAAGTCGGGCGAGCAGAACTCCACCCTGCGACGGGAGCTCAAGCAGTTCTTTGGCTGGGTCCGCAAACACGCATGCGGCTGCAGCGGCATGTCAATCAAACTCTACGACCAGTGGCGGGTGTGGCTGCAGAAATCTCATAAAACACGCAACCAT GAATCCATATGGAACAGAAAAAGAACTGATGCGAGACGCCAGCGTTACACTACTGTCTGCAGCCCAGGATTCAAATAG
- the crlf1b gene encoding cytokine receptor-like factor 1b isoform X5 encodes MIYMLCLILFVPRVFSSSTQVAVIFPQDPALWMGSSLTATCTVSPERGLHANTMYWTLNGKRLPSSTYGLLSTNGLSVTLHRLNGSQQQSGDNLVCHSRDGHVLAGSCLYVGMPPEKPVNLTCWSRNTKDLSCKWTPGGRGETFIKTKYTLKYKLRWYGRERECEDYSTGKRYTCYIPRDLALFTPYEIWVEASNQLGTATSDVITLDILDVVTTDPPDNVHVSRVGELEDQLTVRWGSPPALKDFLFQAKYQIRYRLEDSTEWKLVDDVGNQTSCRLAGLREGTVYFVQVRCNPVGIYGSRKAGIWSDWSHPTAASTPHSEPLQSGSCDPKSGEQNSTLRRELKQFFGWVRKHACGCSGMSIKLYDQWRVWLQKSHKTRNHVDSTMR; translated from the exons ATGATCTACATGTTGTGTCTCATACTGTTTGTTCCACGTGTGTTCTCCTCATCGACAC AGGTGGCTGTAATCTTCCCCCAAGACCCAGCATTGTGGATGGGCTCCAGCCTAACGGCCACGTGCACAGTGAGCCCCGAGCGGGGGCTGCATGCCAACACTATGTACTGGACCCTTAACGGGAAGAGACTCCCAAGTAGCACCTACGGCCTGCTGAGCACCAACGGCCTCAGTGTCACCTTGCACCGCCTCAACGGCTCCCAGCAGCAGTCTGGGGACAACCTGGTGTGTCACAGCAGAGACGGACATGTCCTGGCTGGCTCCTGTCTGTACGTGGGCA TGCCCCCGGAGAAGCCGGTCAACCTAACCTGCTGGTCCCGAAACACAAAGGACCTGAGCTGCAAGTGGACCCCCGGTGGTCGGGGTGAAACCTTCATCAAAACCAAATACACCCTCAAGTACAAATTGAG GTGGTAcgggcgagagagagaatgtgaggacTACAGCACGGGGAAACGCTACACGTGTTACATCCCCCGGGACTTGGCCCTCTTTACTCCCTACGAGATCTGGGTGGAGGCGTCCAATCAGCTGGGGACTGCCACCTCTGATGTCATCACTCTGGATATTCTGGATGTGG TGACTACAGACCCTCCAGACAACGTCCATGTGAGTCGTGTGGGGGAGCTTGAGGACCAGCTAACAGTGCGTTGGGGCAGCCCTCCGGCACTTAAAGACTTCCTCTTCCAGGCCAAATACCAGATACGTTACCGACTGGAAGACAGCACTGAATGGAAG TTGGTGGATGATGTAGGTAACCAGACATCGTGCCGGCTAGCAGGGCTAAGGGAAGGGACAGTATACTTTGTCCAGGTGAGGTGTAACCCAGTGGGGATCTACGGCTCCAGGAAGGCTGGGATCTGGAGTGACTGGAGCCACCCTACAGCTGCCTCCACGCCCCACAGTG AGCCGCTGCAGAGTGGGTCATGTGACCCCAAGTCGGGCGAGCAGAACTCCACCCTGCGACGGGAGCTCAAGCAGTTCTTTGGCTGGGTCCGCAAACACGCATGCGGCTGCAGCGGCATGTCAATCAAACTCTACGACCAGTGGCGGGTGTGGCTGCAGAAATCTCATAAAACACGCAACCATGTAG ATTCTACAATGCGATAA
- the crlf1b gene encoding cytokine receptor-like factor 1b isoform X3: MIYMLCLILFVPRVFSSSTQVAVIFPQDPALWMGSSLTATCTVSPERGLHANTMYWTLNGKRLPSSTYGLLSTNGLSVTLHRLNGSQQQSGDNLVCHSRDGHVLAGSCLYVGMPPEKPVNLTCWSRNTKDLSCKWTPGGRGETFIKTKYTLKYKLRWYGRERECEDYSTGKRYTCYIPRDLALFTPYEIWVEASNQLGTATSDVITLDILDVVTTDPPDNVHVSRVGELEDQLTVRWGSPPALKDFLFQAKYQIRYRLEDSTEWKLVDDVGNQTSCRLAGLREGTVYFVQVRCNPVGIYGSRKAGIWSDWSHPTAASTPHSEPLQSGSCDPKSGEQNSTLRRELKQFFGWVRKHACGCSGMSIKLYDQWRVWLQKSHKTRNHVGIHMEQKKN, from the exons ATGATCTACATGTTGTGTCTCATACTGTTTGTTCCACGTGTGTTCTCCTCATCGACAC AGGTGGCTGTAATCTTCCCCCAAGACCCAGCATTGTGGATGGGCTCCAGCCTAACGGCCACGTGCACAGTGAGCCCCGAGCGGGGGCTGCATGCCAACACTATGTACTGGACCCTTAACGGGAAGAGACTCCCAAGTAGCACCTACGGCCTGCTGAGCACCAACGGCCTCAGTGTCACCTTGCACCGCCTCAACGGCTCCCAGCAGCAGTCTGGGGACAACCTGGTGTGTCACAGCAGAGACGGACATGTCCTGGCTGGCTCCTGTCTGTACGTGGGCA TGCCCCCGGAGAAGCCGGTCAACCTAACCTGCTGGTCCCGAAACACAAAGGACCTGAGCTGCAAGTGGACCCCCGGTGGTCGGGGTGAAACCTTCATCAAAACCAAATACACCCTCAAGTACAAATTGAG GTGGTAcgggcgagagagagaatgtgaggacTACAGCACGGGGAAACGCTACACGTGTTACATCCCCCGGGACTTGGCCCTCTTTACTCCCTACGAGATCTGGGTGGAGGCGTCCAATCAGCTGGGGACTGCCACCTCTGATGTCATCACTCTGGATATTCTGGATGTGG TGACTACAGACCCTCCAGACAACGTCCATGTGAGTCGTGTGGGGGAGCTTGAGGACCAGCTAACAGTGCGTTGGGGCAGCCCTCCGGCACTTAAAGACTTCCTCTTCCAGGCCAAATACCAGATACGTTACCGACTGGAAGACAGCACTGAATGGAAG TTGGTGGATGATGTAGGTAACCAGACATCGTGCCGGCTAGCAGGGCTAAGGGAAGGGACAGTATACTTTGTCCAGGTGAGGTGTAACCCAGTGGGGATCTACGGCTCCAGGAAGGCTGGGATCTGGAGTGACTGGAGCCACCCTACAGCTGCCTCCACGCCCCACAGTG AGCCGCTGCAGAGTGGGTCATGTGACCCCAAGTCGGGCGAGCAGAACTCCACCCTGCGACGGGAGCTCAAGCAGTTCTTTGGCTGGGTCCGCAAACACGCATGCGGCTGCAGCGGCATGTCAATCAAACTCTACGACCAGTGGCGGGTGTGGCTGCAGAAATCTCATAAAACACGCAACCATGTAG GAATCCATATGGAACAGAAAAAGAACTGA
- the tmem59l gene encoding transmembrane protein 59-like: protein MLQFGGRVCVVSAVVWLLLAGLAAASSDLFDNQLGDISYCKKQCQITIKNKSPAKDSILNACHRGCRLYSICQFVNGNAGFNTSREECQGACQEAYSKLLEQEACSTGCASQPSEPEIKRRKLKAMAHRPKPPSVMDTVSSWFNDIVSSAQSFISSTWTFYLQADDGKVVVFQSQPEIEYTLPELQAPRSNVADKPWPQVHSHTQRPHGVKGHGEKGAAKAGGKGKHPAVQQHTEDPTAEHDFLGCMSRRSGLPRWILAACLFLSIMVMLWLSCASLVTAPEQHIKTELSINGDNEFLDDVQKVNPYYLTPVIAVAIDQPEESEEAGPLPVKVDLNKTSL from the exons ATGCTTCAGTTCGGCGGCAGGGTGTGCGTTGTCTCCGCTGTCGTCTGGCTGCTTCTGGCGGGGCTGGCGGCTGCGTCTTCTGATCTATTTGACAACCAACTAGGCGACATCAGTTACTGCAAAAAGCAATGCCAGATCACCATCAAAAACAAAAGTCCAGCTAAA GACTCCATACTGAATGCCTGTCACCGTGGTTGTCGTCTCTACTCCATATGTCAGTTTGTGAATGGCAATGCTGGCTTCAACACCAGCAGGGAGGAGTGTCAAGGag CATGCCAGGAAGCATACAGCAAACTGCTGGAGCAGGAGGCCTGCAGCACTGGCTGTGCCAGCCAGCCCTCCGAACCTGAGATCAAGAGGAGGAAG CTGAAAGCCATGGCCCACCGTCCCAAGCCCCCCTCTGTCATGGACACCGTGTCCAGCTGGTTTAACGACATCGTCAGCTCTGCTCAGAGCTTCATCTCCTCTACCTGGACCTTCTACCTGCAGGCCGACGACGGCAAGGTGGTGGTCTTCCAG AGCCAACCAGAGATTGAGTACACTCTGCCGGAGCTGCAGGCTCCCCGCTCCAATGTGGCAGACAAACCCTGGCCACAGGTccactcccacacacagagaccccATG GTGTGAAAGGACATGGGGAGAAGGGAGCAGCCAAGGCCGGAGGCAAGGGGAAGCACCCAGCAGTCCAGCAACATACAGAGGACCCCACGGCTGAGCATGACTTCCTGGGTTGCATGTCAAG GCGCTCTGGACTGCCTCGTTGGATCCTGGCTGCCTGTCTCTTCCTGTCCATCATGGTGATGTTGTGGCTCAGCTGTGCCAGCCTGGTCACTGCACCTGAACAACACATCAAAACAGAG CTGAGCATCAACGGAGACAATGAGTTTCTGGATGACGTCCAGAAGGTCAACCCATACTACCTGACCCCTGTGATTGCTGTAGCCATCGACCAACCAGAGGAGAGCGAGGAAGCTGGACCATTGCCAGTCAAGGTTGACCTCAACAAGACATCTCTTTAG
- the crlf1b gene encoding cytokine receptor-like factor 1b isoform X2, which yields MIYMLCLILFVPRVFSSSTQVAVIFPQDPALWMGSSLTATCTVSPERGLHANTMYWTLNGKRLPSSTYGLLSTNGLSVTLHRLNGSQQQSGDNLVCHSRDGHVLAGSCLYVGMPPEKPVNLTCWSRNTKDLSCKWTPGGRGETFIKTKYTLKYKLRWYGRERECEDYSTGKRYTCYIPRDLALFTPYEIWVEASNQLGTATSDVITLDILDVVTTDPPDNVHVSRVGELEDQLTVRWGSPPALKDFLFQAKYQIRYRLEDSTEWKLVDDVGNQTSCRLAGLREGTVYFVQVRCNPVGIYGSRKAGIWSDWSHPTAASTPHSEPLQSGSCDPKSGEQNSTLRRELKQFFGWVRKHACGCSGMSIKLYDQWRVWLQKSHKTRNHVGKNNIPFISVPAQHRLHGYAP from the exons ATGATCTACATGTTGTGTCTCATACTGTTTGTTCCACGTGTGTTCTCCTCATCGACAC AGGTGGCTGTAATCTTCCCCCAAGACCCAGCATTGTGGATGGGCTCCAGCCTAACGGCCACGTGCACAGTGAGCCCCGAGCGGGGGCTGCATGCCAACACTATGTACTGGACCCTTAACGGGAAGAGACTCCCAAGTAGCACCTACGGCCTGCTGAGCACCAACGGCCTCAGTGTCACCTTGCACCGCCTCAACGGCTCCCAGCAGCAGTCTGGGGACAACCTGGTGTGTCACAGCAGAGACGGACATGTCCTGGCTGGCTCCTGTCTGTACGTGGGCA TGCCCCCGGAGAAGCCGGTCAACCTAACCTGCTGGTCCCGAAACACAAAGGACCTGAGCTGCAAGTGGACCCCCGGTGGTCGGGGTGAAACCTTCATCAAAACCAAATACACCCTCAAGTACAAATTGAG GTGGTAcgggcgagagagagaatgtgaggacTACAGCACGGGGAAACGCTACACGTGTTACATCCCCCGGGACTTGGCCCTCTTTACTCCCTACGAGATCTGGGTGGAGGCGTCCAATCAGCTGGGGACTGCCACCTCTGATGTCATCACTCTGGATATTCTGGATGTGG TGACTACAGACCCTCCAGACAACGTCCATGTGAGTCGTGTGGGGGAGCTTGAGGACCAGCTAACAGTGCGTTGGGGCAGCCCTCCGGCACTTAAAGACTTCCTCTTCCAGGCCAAATACCAGATACGTTACCGACTGGAAGACAGCACTGAATGGAAG TTGGTGGATGATGTAGGTAACCAGACATCGTGCCGGCTAGCAGGGCTAAGGGAAGGGACAGTATACTTTGTCCAGGTGAGGTGTAACCCAGTGGGGATCTACGGCTCCAGGAAGGCTGGGATCTGGAGTGACTGGAGCCACCCTACAGCTGCCTCCACGCCCCACAGTG AGCCGCTGCAGAGTGGGTCATGTGACCCCAAGTCGGGCGAGCAGAACTCCACCCTGCGACGGGAGCTCAAGCAGTTCTTTGGCTGGGTCCGCAAACACGCATGCGGCTGCAGCGGCATGTCAATCAAACTCTACGACCAGTGGCGGGTGTGGCTGCAGAAATCTCATAAAACACGCAACCATGTAGGTAAGAATAATATCCCCTTTATTTCTGTTCCAGCTCAGCATAGGCTTCACGGTTATGCACCATGA